From the Daucus carota subsp. sativus chromosome 8, DH1 v3.0, whole genome shotgun sequence genome, one window contains:
- the LOC135148391 gene encoding uncharacterized protein LOC135148391 gives MHPNISNFPNAKFYQNRLIDSQLVKSETYEKCYIPSPLYGSYSFMNISCGKEVLSESHSWKNMEEVAVLLKILQLLYKACDAAKLKVTIGVISPYSAQVSEIRREIGQKYDNHEDFQVHIRSIDGFQGAEEDIIIISTVRSNQDGSIGFAFSPQRINVALTRARHCLWILGNEKTLSNSDSIWEELILNAKDRQCFFNADEDRDLQTVIMEAKKNKDKLDDTLNLDSAFMSRGGSRKTTWKPLDELKGIHVPTTKLKEPHYFHNDDHFRRIRGCDGRKLYPLNDYDMGHPPEYHKMGEIDRYRLNEMRYDSNEHLEGPYRWEEHELSSDRNSNDSRDYNSYESLEGYYGWEQHEVSSGSMYDDSSDYDPTECLQGNHGWENHRVSPKRMCNELRDYDCNERLKGHYGWEDQGFSSQTMGNDSRDYDFYECLQGHRGGKEHRFPSEKMLGKTAHVERRQDRVNDSADHLYESDLRHHLIEKRLGKDFSSNYSHDSTHGNHNDFKYWTPQRDYLPAGGSAISYRFGRKTENPRRKLRASREQILGGSTSLERIQYSRAHSTDRRHWTPRKASFLLDARESVLGSQLQGTIMVPRLASSYSNTDRGSQGGGWSPEPQGMLGDGNIVYNDLDYEGRTTRGLRMRSASRQIMNENSSKSAVPKSTAIPKRRKRGSYEEHASDQALLGKRKRAKRKGVQQKGEGSTSFEGPKPLSEILKGKRSGRGLL, from the exons ATGCATCCAAACATAAGCAATTTTCCCAATGCCAAATTTTATCAGAACCGACTCATTGATTCACAACTTGTCAAGAGTGAAACTTATGAAAAGTGTTATATACCCAGTCCTTTGTATGGTTCCTATTCTTTTATGAATATTTCTTGCGGGAAAGAGGTTCTTTCTGAAAGTCACAGCTGGAAAAACATGGAAGAGGTAGCTGTCTTGCTGAAAATTCTGCAGTTGCTCTACAAAG CATGTGATGCAGCAAAACTGAAGGTTACCATTGGAGTAATCTCCCCATACTCTGCTCAAGTGTCAGAGATCCGACGGGAAATTGGACAAAAGTATGACAATCATGAAGACTTTCAGGTGCATATTAGGTCCATTGATGGGTTTCAAGGTGCGGAAGAAGACATAATAATCATCTCAACAGTAAGATCCAATCAAGATGGATCAATTGGGTTCGCCTTCAGTCCTCAACGAATTAATGTTGCCCTGACAAGAGCGAG ACACTGTCTGTGGATTTTGGGGAATGAGAAAACGCTGTCTAATAGTGACTCTATCTGGGAAGAACTCATCCTTAATGCTAAAGATCGTCAGTGTTTCTTCAATGCCGATGAAGACAGGGATTTGCAGACTGTTATAATGGAAGCGaagaaaaataaagataaaCTTGATGATACACTTAATTTGGATAGTGCATTTATGAGCAGGGGCGGGTCAAGAAAAACCACATGGAAG CCTCTTGATGAATTAAAGGGAATCCATGTGCCAACAACAAAGCTTAAAGAGCCTCATTATTTTCACAACGACGATCATTTTCGACGAATAAGAGGTTGTGATGGAAGAAAATTGTACCCTCTAAATGATTATGATATGGGCCATCCTCCTGAATACCATAAAATGGGTGAAATTGACAGATATAGGCTTAATGAAATGCGTTATGACTCCAATGAGCACCTGGAAGGGCCTTACCGCTGGGAGGAGCATGAACTTTCATCTGACAGAAATTCTAATGACTCGCGTGATTATAACTCTTATGAGAGCCTGGAAGGGTATTATGGCTGGGAGCAGCATGAAGTTTCTTCTGGTAGTATGTACGATGACTCAAGTGATTATGACCCTACTGAATGCCTGCAAGGAAATCATGGCTGGGAGAATCACAGGGTTTCACCCAAGAGAATGTGTAATGAATTGCGTGATTATGATTGTAATGAGCGCCTGAAAGGGCATTATGGCTGGGAAGATCAGGGATTTTCATCTCAGACGATGGGTAATGACTCACGTGATTATGACTTTTATGAATGCCTGCAAGGACATCGTGGCGGGAAGGAGCACAGATTTCCATCTGAGAAGATGCTAGGGAAAACAGCTCATGTGGAAAGGAGGCAAGACCGTGTAAATGATAGTGCTGATCATCTGTATGAATCAGACTTGAGGCATCATCTTATAGAGAAAAGGTTGGGCAAGGACTTCAGCTCCAATTATAGTCATGACAGCACCCATGGCAACCATAATGATTTTAAGTACTGGACTCCTCAAAGGGACTATTTGCCTGCAGGTGGAAGTGCAATTAGCTATCGATTTGGGAGAAAAACAGAAAATCCACGACGAAAACTTAGAGCTTCACGTGAGCAGATATTAGGGGGATCAACATCTCTAGAAAGGATTCAATATTCTAGAGCTCACAGTACTGATCGCAGGCACTGGACTCCTAGAAAGGCCTCGTTTCTCTTAGATGCACGTGAAAGCGTGTTAGGCAGTCAACTGCAGGGAACAATAATGGTTCCACGACTGGCATCATCTTATAGTAATACTGACAGAGGCAGTCAAGGGGGTGGATGGTCTCCAGAACCACAAGGAATGCTTGGAGATGGAAATATAGTGTACAACGACCTTGATTACGAGGGGAGAACTACAAGAGGTTTGCGCATGAGAAGTGCTTCAAGACAGATTATGAATGAGAATAGTTCTAAATCTGCTGTTCCCAAAAGTACTGCAATACCCAAGAGAAGGAAGCGCGGGAGTTATGAAGAGCATGCCAGTGACCAAGCACTTCTTGGGAAAAGGAAACGTGCCAAACGGAAAGGAGTGCAACAGAAGGGCGAAGGGAGTACTTCTTTTGAAGGACCTAAGCCACTAAGTGAGATTCTAAAGGGAAAAAGAAGTGGACGTGGCTTATTATGA
- the LOC135148532 gene encoding uncharacterized protein LOC135148532: MAESSFYLGQDFARVVLSWSLGDILKEFEVNAIPLSFSSLKEYRSSYCPPLLEETRSELCSKIEYLSSAPFAKINTFCSSERFIDRHYDITFENWTESSNSLNKVPYEAKSGDVFVFTQAKPDQNFDIRRLGKSWCFGYTRKSKMVKQHRLDGSYIWVPHFEVSTSVELQEAVDVSQPFYAVFWVNLTTNNRIWNALLTCRSDHFIKEVLHINPTVQEDCKNCPAMKQTLEEKLSMTSYLNKSQCEAVAKCISKSVCDHKPSLELIWGPPGTGKTRTLSTLLVSLLRVKCRTLVCAPTNVAISEVASRVMKLVKESAKKLDEYGTQFCSFGDILIYGNINTSAYGFEDIYMNHRIKRLTDCFAPKNGWKHWFTSMQEFLENCVLLYKIFCAENDASDGNNHVENDTSFLQYARDRFIAISVPLRNCISTFCTHLPKTYVTEESFQDLLLLNASLNSLETFLFQANLVGKSLKAAFLLEEEGDSHPQVDTDMSPFLHFKSECIRHLKILLVSLYRLSLVAVNEKFCFNMASLIFCTASSSYKLSNVGIEPMRLLVIDEASQLKECESLIPLQVCGLKHVVLLGDECQLPAFVSSKAPP; encoded by the exons ATGGCTGAATCTTCATTTTATCTCGGTCAGGACTTTGCTAGAGTTGTGCTATCTTGGTCCCTTGGAGATATTCTAAAGGAATTCGAG GTGAATGCAATTCCTCTTTCATTTAGTTCACTTAAGGAGTATAGGAGTTCATATTGTCCTCCTCTGCTTGAAGAAACAAGGTCTGAGCTTTGTTCAAAAATTGAATATCTGTCAAGTGCACCTTTTGCCAAGATTAACACTTTTTGTAGCTCTGAGCGGTTCATAGATCGACATTATGATATAACCTTTGAAAATTGGACAGAAAGTTCCAACAGTCTTAATAAAGTGCCATATGAAGCAAAATCTGGAGATGTATTTGTTTTTACACAAGCTAAACCTgatcaaaattttgatatacgAAGGCTGGGGAAGAGCTGGTGTTTTGGGTATACTAGAAAGTCTAAAATGGTAAAGCAGCATAGGTTAGATGGGAGTTATATTTGGGTTCCTCATTTTGAAGTCAGTACTTCAGTTGAACTTCAAGAAGCAGTGGATGTGTCTCAACCCTTTTACGCAGTTTTTTGGGTGAACTTGACAACCAACAATAGAATATGGAATGCATTGCTAACTTGTCGTTCTGATCATTTCATTAAGGAAGTTCTCCACATCAACCCGACG GTGCAGGAAGACTGCAAAAATTGTCCTGCAATGAAGCAAACGTTGGAAGAAAAGTTATCAATGACATCTTATTTGAACAAATCCCAGTGTGAGGCAGTTGCAAAGTGTATCAGTAAAAGTGTCTGTGACCACAAGCCATCTTTGGAACTCATTTGGGGCCCTCCAGGGACAGGAAAAACTAGAACTCTTAGCACGCTGCTCGTTAGCCTCTTACGTGTAAAATGTAGGACACTCGTCTGTGCTCCTACAAACGTGGCAATTTCAGAAGTAGCTTCACGTGTTATGAAATTAGTGAAAGAATCTGCAAAGAAACTTGACGAATATGGGACTCAATTTTGTAGTTTCGGAGATATACTCATATATGGTAATATAAACACAAGTGCATATGGATTTGAAGATATATACATGAATCACCGTATAAAAAGGCTTACTGATTGCTTTGCACCAAAAAATGGTTGGAAGCATTGGTTCACTTCCATGCAAGAGTTTCTGGAAAACTGTGTACTACTGTACAAGATCTTCTGTGCTGAGAATGATGCAAGTGATGGTAACAACCATGTTGAAAATGATACCTCATTTCTTCAGTATGCAAGAGACAGATTTATTGCAATATCAGTACCACTAAGAAATTGCATCTCGACCTTTTGTACTCATTTACCAAAAACATATGTCACAGAAGAAAGTTTTCAAGATTTGCTATTGCTGAATGCGTCGCTTAATTCATTGGAAACATTCTTATTCCAAGCCAACCTGGTTGGTAAAAGTTTAAAAGCCGCATTTTTACTTGAAGAAGAGGGTGATAGTCATCCTCAGGTTGACACAGATATGTCACCATTCTTGCACTTCAAGAGTGAATGCATTAGACATCTAAAAATTCTCCTGGTTTCACTTTATAGACTCAGTCTAGTAGCAGTAAATGAGAAGTTCTGCTTCAACATGGCCTCTTTAATTTTTTGCACAGCTTCAAGTTCATATAAACTCAGTAACGTTGGAATTGAACCCATGAGGTTGTTGGTTATTGATGAAGCTTCACAGTTGAAGGAGTGTGAATCATTAATTCCACTACAAGTCTGTGGTTTAAAGCATGTTGTTCTTTTGGGCGATGAATGCCAATTGCCGGCATTTGTTAGTAgcaag GCACCTCCTTGA
- the LOC108198514 gene encoding cytochrome P450 76A2-like: protein MEWMWNYVFGSILFSLMPLFWYFRSCRRSKLPPGPRGWPVIGNIFDLGSLPHRSLASMKQEYGPVVWLSLGSVKTMVILSAGAAEELFKNHDLSFVDRFSNEAMRSHDLYKCSIALGAYSPYWRTLKRICTVELFSNKRINEAVLIRQKCVDEMLSWIEKHIEKGPSGEIEVIGFVFPAIFNLIGNLTLSRSLMHPYSVTASDFYTAFSGFSECLGRPNISDLFPWLQSLDLQGLRRRTDRDLGKAINIVSGYVHERLNQRQGMEGKSTDQKDFLDVVLDFEGSGKDEPAKLSHHQITVFLLEMFVTGTETMSTATEWAMCEVLQNPNSMQKIKEELGRVVGVKKKLEDSDIDNLPYLKATIAEALRLHAPVPLTLPRKANQDTTFMGYSIPKNTQVFVNAWAIGRDEEIWEDALSFKPERFLESSIGYKGQNYEFIPFGAGRRICPGLPLVDRVLPLILGSLLHHFDWKLGENSSGEMRTDMRETMGTSARKLIPFKAVPKRAVI, encoded by the exons ATGGAGTGGAtgtggaactatgtttttgGGTCCATTTTGTTCAGTTTGATGCCACTTTTTTGGTACTTCAGGAGTTGCAGACGTTCCAAGCTACCTCCGGGGCCTAGAGGCTGGCCAGTTATTGGCAATATATTCGATCTTGGATCCTTACCGCATAGAAGCCTAGCAAGTATGAAACAAGAATATGGTCCTGTTGTGTGGTTGAGTCTTGGATCTGTCAAGACCATGGTGATTCTTTCCGCTGGTGCAGCAGAAGAACTGTTTAAGAACCATGATCTCTCCTTTGTTGACCGTTTTAGTAACGAAGCAATGAGGTCACATGACTTGTACAAATGCTCTATTGCTTTAGGCGCATACAGCCCCTACTGGCGCACCTTGAAGCGGATATGCACAGTGGAGCTCTTTAGTAATAAGAGAATTAACGAAGCAGTTCTGATTAGGCAAAAATGCGTAGATGAGATGCTGTCATGGATAGAAAAACATATAGAAAAAGGCCCAAGTGGAGAAATTGAAGTGATAGGCTTTGTGTTCCCAGCAATCTTTAACTTGATTGGAAATCTTACGCTGTCTCGTTCACTGATGCATCCATATTCAGTGACAGCTTCTGATTTTTACACAGCCTTTTCTGGATTCTCAGAGTGTCTAGGTCGTCCTAATATCTCTGACTTGTTTCCATGGCTTCAGTCTCTTGACCTGCAAGGATTAAGGAGAAGAACCGATCGTGATCTGGGAAAAGCTATAAACATTGTTTCAGGATATGTACATGAGCGTCTGAATCAGCGACAAGGCATGGAAGGCAAGTCAACAGATCAAAAGGACTTCCTGGACGTAGTGCTAGATTTTGAGGGCAGCGGAAAGGATGAACCAGCTAAACTATCACACCACCAAATAACTGTTTTTCTACTG GAAATGTTTGTAACGGGCACTGAAACGATGAGCACTGCAACTGAGTGGGCAATGTGCGAGGTACTACAAAATCCTAACTCAATGCAGAAGATTAAAGAGGAGCTTGGCAGAGTGGTCGGAGTAAAGAAGAAACTGGAAGATAGTGACATTGATAATCTTCCTTACTTGAAAGCAACAATAGCAGAAGCACTGCGCTTACATGCTCCAGTCCCACTGACGCTTCCAAGGAAGGCTAACCAAGATACCACCTTCATGGGCTATAGCATTCCTAAAAACACACAAGTTTTTGTCAATGCTTGGGCAATTGGAAGAGACGAAGAAATTTGGGAGGATGCTCTGTCATTTAAGCCCGAAAGATTCTTGGAGTCCAGTATTGGGTACAAGGGTCAGAACTATGAGTTTATACCATTTGGGGCCGGTAGAAGGATTTGCCCAGGTCTTCCACTAGTTGATCGCGTTCTTCCCCTAATCCTTGGCTCATTGCTTCACCATTTTGACTGGAAGCTTGGTGAAAATAGCAGCGGTGAGATGAGAACTGACATGAGGGAAACAATGGGCACATCAGCAAGAAAACTAATACCCTTTAAGGCAGTTCCAAAACGAGCTGTGATATGA
- the LOC108198515 gene encoding cytochrome P450 76A1-like, producing MEWLHNYVLWSIFCLMTLIWHLRRRNSYRRSKLPPGPRGWPVIGNIFDLGTLPHRGLAALKQKYGPVVWLNLGPVKTMVILSAAAAEELFKNHDLSFADRFTNDTMRSHDFYKSSMALGSYDSYFRTLKRICTIELFSSKRINETALIRQKCVDEMLLWIEKEVEEGASGGIELTKFIFPASFNLIGNLTVSRDLMNPYSEMASEFQTALSGFSECLGSPNISDLFPWLRWLDLQGLRATTDQSLGKAMQIISGFLDDRVKQRQQNEGRAAEHKDFLDVLLDFEGSGKNEPAKLSRHQITIFLMEMFMAGTDTTSATIEWAMCELLQNPESMKKIKAELVRVVGVNNKLLESDIDNLPYLQATIEETLRLHAPVPLVLPRKATKDTDFMGYKVPKDTQVFVNAWAIGRDEENWEDALSFKPERFLGSSIGYKGQNYEFLPFGAGRRICPGIPLSHHMLPLILGSLLHHFDWKLSENVSSEMKIDMRERMGLAAKKLEPLRAVPTRMTTSS from the exons ATGGAGTGGCTGCATAACTATGTTCTTTGGTCCATTTTTTGTTTGATGACACTGATATGGCACTTGAGGAGAAGGAATAGTTACAGACGTTCCAAGCTTCCCCCGGGGCCGAGGGGCTGGCCTGTTATTGGCAACATTTTTGATCTTGGAACCTTACCGCATAGAGGTCTAGCAGCACTAAAACAAAAGTATGGCCCTGTGGTGTGGTTAAATCTCGGCCCTGTCAAGACTATGGTGATTCTTTCTGCTGCTGCAGCCGAAGAGTTGTTCAAGAACCATGATCTCTCTTTTGCTGATCGTTTTACCAATGACACAATGAGGTCACATGATTTTTATAAGAGTTCTATGGCTCTAGGTTCATATGATAGCTATTTTCGCACCTTGAAGCGGATATGTACTATTGAGCTCTTCAGTAGTAAGAGAATCAATGAAACAGCTTTGATTAGGCAAAAATGCGTGGATGAGATGCTGTTATGGATTGAAAAGGAAGTGGAAGAAGGTGCTAGTGGTGGAATTGAactgaccaaatttatattccCAGCATCATTTAACTTGATTGGAAATTTAACAGTGTCTCGTGACTTGATGAATCCTTATTCGGAGATGGCCTCTGAATTTCAGACGGCCTTGTCAGGTTTTTCAGAGTGTCTGGGCAGTCCTAACATCTCTGATTTGTTTCCATGGCTTAGATGGCTTGACCTGCAGGGCTTAAGGGCGACAACAGACCAGAGTCTGGGAAAAGCAATGCAGATtatttcaggattcttggatgATCGTGTGAAACAGAGACAACAGAACGAAGGAAGGGCAGCAGAGCACAAGGACTTCTTGGATGTGCTTCTAGATTTTGAGGGCAGCGGGAAGAATGAACCAGCTAAGCTATCGCGCCACCAAATCACTATCTTTCTGATG GAAATGTTTATGGCTGGAACAGATACAACAAGCGCCACAATTGAGTGGGCGATGTGTGAGCTCTTACAAAATCCTGAATCAATGAAGAAGATCAAGGCTGAGCTTGTTAGAGTTGTGGGCGTAAACAACAAATTGTTAGAGAGTGACATTGATAATTTGCCTTACTTGCAAGCTACTATAGAGGAAACACTGCGGTTACATGCTCCAGTTCCACTAGTTCTTCCAAGAAAGGCAACTAAAGATACCGACTTCATGGGATATAAAGTACCTAAAGATACACAAGTTTTTGTCAATGCTTGGGCGATTGGAAGAGACGAAGAAAATTGGGAGGATGCCTTGTCTTTCAAACCTGAAAGATTCTTGGGGTCAAGTATTGGGTATAAGGGTCAAAATTATGAGTTCTTACCATTTGGTGCTGGGAGGAGGATTTGCCCAGGAATTCCGCTTTCTCATCACATGCTTCCCCTGATTCTTGGCTCATTGCTTCACCATTTTGACTGGAAGCTTAGTGAGAATGTCAGCAGTGAGATGAAAATTGACATGAGGGAGAGAATGGGATTAGCAGCGAAAAAACTAGAACCCTTGAGAGCAGTTCCAACACGTATGACGACAAGTTCATAG